From Anopheles arabiensis isolate DONGOLA chromosome 3, AaraD3, whole genome shotgun sequence, a single genomic window includes:
- the LOC120903000 gene encoding uncharacterized protein LOC120903000 isoform X1, whose amino-acid sequence MSSRTKRMKKTSWGARERAGMSFLIVVAFFAVFGLIILTEVLMIDDRGRAGSIIVRHGSNGGRFGESVPDYDDVKDDYLDDTGIFVRETKYGGAAVKNILKNQKDLKNSIGISVLTDSAEPRNPPVVPWGQMLPSKIEQTLPRFPADMKPTDGSWEIVNGTRYKFFVFSAFYDRRDGKLVRVIGATKTRGPEKVWCRFWYQTGVNSTKYRSASVMARVKIIRENWNLKYSACFILCPIRGPYPEIPHAVSVVSKIRAAPGNVLMLRNTDNDPDFTNRTFSNIPNSIGVCVKPLHFNYDQALYLLEFLELNNLLGVSHFTFYNHTIGPKASCVLQHYVNGDLPQHIVPYEDASPAKARNSSTVDTTDASYHMPTKYNEDNTAQLKPKITVNILPWNLRMRSQKEIRTEGLFASLNDCLYRSMYRYSHVALIDLDEFIIPHHNDTLIDLITWLSKRINNRNTGAYSFQNAFFYLQFADDEHMYTASDRQAHLRAALTTQRKTRRRSKLHPQKQRSKYICKPEAVIEAGNHFVWEFCPGRGSLNVPADAAILHHYRVCEFGGDDCIKTPSVVDRTAHRYSNRLLDRVGTVYNYLKDVCSLPDVPRAPTKPPPTRKKELKIRIPLKPESDKKTAETTKPHPNGISNGAITQQSATVPMEVILKTR is encoded by the exons aTGTCCTCCCGTACGAAGCGCATGAAGAAAACGTCATGGGGAGCGCGGGAGCGAGCGGGCATGAGCTTCCTGATTGTCGTAGCGTTCTTCGCCGTCTTCGGGCTGATCATCCTGACGGAGGTGCTCATGATAGATGACCGGGGCCGGGCGGGTAGCATCATCGTGCGGCACGGCAGCAATGGAGGCCGGTTCGGTGAATCTGTCCCGGACTATGACGACGTGAAG GATGACTATCTAGACGACACAGGAATCTTCGTGCGGGAGACCAAGTACGGCGGTGCAGCTGTGAAGAACATTCTTAAGAATCAAAAAG ATCTGAAAAACTCTATTGGCATATCCGTGCTAACAGATTCGGCCGAGCCGCGGAACCCTCCCGTTGTGCCTTGGGGTCAGATGTTGCCGTCGAAGATCGAGCAAACGCTGCCCCGCTTTCCGGCCGACATGAAGCCCACGGACGGCTCGTGGGAGATAGTTAACGGTACAAG GTAcaagttttttgtgttttccgcCTTTTATGATCGACGTGACGGCAAGCTGGTGCGTGTTATTGGGGCAACCAAAACACGTGGTCCGGAAAAAGTGTGGTGCCGGTTTTGGTACCAAACTGGGGTAAACAGTACGAAATATCGATCGGCTTCGGTGATGGCACGCGTGAAG ATCATTCGAGAGAACTGGAATCTTAAATATAGCGCTTGCTTTATCCTGTGTCCCATAAGGGGACCGTATCCAGAAATTCCTCACGCTGTGAGTGTGGTTAGTAAGATAAGAGCGGCCCCGGGCAACGTACTCATGCTGCGGAATACAGACAAC GATCCTGATTTTACAAATCGCACATTTAGCAACATTCCGAACAGCATCGGGGTGTGTGTAAAACCCTTACATTTCAACTATGATCAG gCCCTGTACTTGTTGGAGTTTCTGGAGCTCAATAACTTGCTGGGCGTAAGTCACTTTACTTTCTACAACCACACGATTGGCCCAAAAGCGTCCTGCGTGCTACAACATTACGTAAATGGCGATCTGCCACAGCACATCGTACCGTACGAGGATGCTAGCCCGGCAAAGGCACGCAACAGCTCAACGGTCGATACGACCGATGCTTCTTATCACATGCCTACCAAATACAATGAAGACAATACTGCACAACTAAAGCCAAAAATTACTGTAAATATTTTGCCATGGAATTTACGAATGCGTTCCCAAAAAGAGATTCGTACCGAGGGGCTATTTGCATCACTCAATGACTGCTTGTATAGAAGTATGTACAG ATATTCACATGTTGCTTTGATTGACTTGGACGAGTTTATCATACCGCACCACAATGACACTTTGATCGATCTCATCAC ATGGTTGTCGAAGCGCATCAATAATCGCAACACGGGAGCGTATTCTTTTCAGAACGCATTTTTCTATCTACAATTTGCTGACGATGAGCACATGTACACGGCATCAGACAGGCAGGCACACTTGCGGGCAGCGCTGACCACGCAACGGAAGACTCGCCGAAGATCGAAACTGCATCCACAGAAACAGCGGTCGAAATACATCTGCAAACCGGAAGCTGTCATCGAGGCAGGGAATCATTTCGTGTGGGAGTTTTGTCCGGGTCGAGGGTCGTTGAACGTTCCGGCGGATGCAGCTATTCTGCATCATTACCGG GTATGTGAATTCGGTGGAGATGATTGCATTAAAACACCATCGGTCGTCGATCGTACCGCTCATCGCTATTCTAACCGCTTGCTGGATCGAGTGGGAACGGTGTACAACTACCTGAAGGATGTGTGTAGTTTACCTGATGTTCCTAGGGCACCTACAAAGCCGCCTCCAACGCGCAAAAAAGAACTAAAAATAAGAATTCCACTCAAACCGGAAAGCGATAAGAAGACGGCGGAAACAACCAAACCCCATCCAAACGGGATTAGTAATGGCGCAATAACACAGCAATCGGCGACCGTTCCAATGGAAGTCATCCTCAAGACTCGTTAA
- the LOC120903000 gene encoding uncharacterized protein LOC120903000 isoform X2, with protein MSSRTKRMKKTSWGARERAGMSFLIVVAFFAVFGLIILTEVLMIDDRGRAGSIIVRHGSNGGRFGESVPDYDDVKDDYLDDTGIFVRETKYGGAAVKNILKNQKDSAEPRNPPVVPWGQMLPSKIEQTLPRFPADMKPTDGSWEIVNGTRYKFFVFSAFYDRRDGKLVRVIGATKTRGPEKVWCRFWYQTGVNSTKYRSASVMARVKIIRENWNLKYSACFILCPIRGPYPEIPHAVSVVSKIRAAPGNVLMLRNTDNDPDFTNRTFSNIPNSIGVCVKPLHFNYDQALYLLEFLELNNLLGVSHFTFYNHTIGPKASCVLQHYVNGDLPQHIVPYEDASPAKARNSSTVDTTDASYHMPTKYNEDNTAQLKPKITVNILPWNLRMRSQKEIRTEGLFASLNDCLYRSMYRYSHVALIDLDEFIIPHHNDTLIDLITWLSKRINNRNTGAYSFQNAFFYLQFADDEHMYTASDRQAHLRAALTTQRKTRRRSKLHPQKQRSKYICKPEAVIEAGNHFVWEFCPGRGSLNVPADAAILHHYRVCEFGGDDCIKTPSVVDRTAHRYSNRLLDRVGTVYNYLKDVCSLPDVPRAPTKPPPTRKKELKIRIPLKPESDKKTAETTKPHPNGISNGAITQQSATVPMEVILKTR; from the exons aTGTCCTCCCGTACGAAGCGCATGAAGAAAACGTCATGGGGAGCGCGGGAGCGAGCGGGCATGAGCTTCCTGATTGTCGTAGCGTTCTTCGCCGTCTTCGGGCTGATCATCCTGACGGAGGTGCTCATGATAGATGACCGGGGCCGGGCGGGTAGCATCATCGTGCGGCACGGCAGCAATGGAGGCCGGTTCGGTGAATCTGTCCCGGACTATGACGACGTGAAG GATGACTATCTAGACGACACAGGAATCTTCGTGCGGGAGACCAAGTACGGCGGTGCAGCTGTGAAGAACATTCTTAAGAATCAAAAAG ATTCGGCCGAGCCGCGGAACCCTCCCGTTGTGCCTTGGGGTCAGATGTTGCCGTCGAAGATCGAGCAAACGCTGCCCCGCTTTCCGGCCGACATGAAGCCCACGGACGGCTCGTGGGAGATAGTTAACGGTACAAG GTAcaagttttttgtgttttccgcCTTTTATGATCGACGTGACGGCAAGCTGGTGCGTGTTATTGGGGCAACCAAAACACGTGGTCCGGAAAAAGTGTGGTGCCGGTTTTGGTACCAAACTGGGGTAAACAGTACGAAATATCGATCGGCTTCGGTGATGGCACGCGTGAAG ATCATTCGAGAGAACTGGAATCTTAAATATAGCGCTTGCTTTATCCTGTGTCCCATAAGGGGACCGTATCCAGAAATTCCTCACGCTGTGAGTGTGGTTAGTAAGATAAGAGCGGCCCCGGGCAACGTACTCATGCTGCGGAATACAGACAAC GATCCTGATTTTACAAATCGCACATTTAGCAACATTCCGAACAGCATCGGGGTGTGTGTAAAACCCTTACATTTCAACTATGATCAG gCCCTGTACTTGTTGGAGTTTCTGGAGCTCAATAACTTGCTGGGCGTAAGTCACTTTACTTTCTACAACCACACGATTGGCCCAAAAGCGTCCTGCGTGCTACAACATTACGTAAATGGCGATCTGCCACAGCACATCGTACCGTACGAGGATGCTAGCCCGGCAAAGGCACGCAACAGCTCAACGGTCGATACGACCGATGCTTCTTATCACATGCCTACCAAATACAATGAAGACAATACTGCACAACTAAAGCCAAAAATTACTGTAAATATTTTGCCATGGAATTTACGAATGCGTTCCCAAAAAGAGATTCGTACCGAGGGGCTATTTGCATCACTCAATGACTGCTTGTATAGAAGTATGTACAG ATATTCACATGTTGCTTTGATTGACTTGGACGAGTTTATCATACCGCACCACAATGACACTTTGATCGATCTCATCAC ATGGTTGTCGAAGCGCATCAATAATCGCAACACGGGAGCGTATTCTTTTCAGAACGCATTTTTCTATCTACAATTTGCTGACGATGAGCACATGTACACGGCATCAGACAGGCAGGCACACTTGCGGGCAGCGCTGACCACGCAACGGAAGACTCGCCGAAGATCGAAACTGCATCCACAGAAACAGCGGTCGAAATACATCTGCAAACCGGAAGCTGTCATCGAGGCAGGGAATCATTTCGTGTGGGAGTTTTGTCCGGGTCGAGGGTCGTTGAACGTTCCGGCGGATGCAGCTATTCTGCATCATTACCGG GTATGTGAATTCGGTGGAGATGATTGCATTAAAACACCATCGGTCGTCGATCGTACCGCTCATCGCTATTCTAACCGCTTGCTGGATCGAGTGGGAACGGTGTACAACTACCTGAAGGATGTGTGTAGTTTACCTGATGTTCCTAGGGCACCTACAAAGCCGCCTCCAACGCGCAAAAAAGAACTAAAAATAAGAATTCCACTCAAACCGGAAAGCGATAAGAAGACGGCGGAAACAACCAAACCCCATCCAAACGGGATTAGTAATGGCGCAATAACACAGCAATCGGCGACCGTTCCAATGGAAGTCATCCTCAAGACTCGTTAA